One genomic region from Reichenbachiella ulvae encodes:
- a CDS encoding RNA polymerase sigma factor, with protein sequence MEESQLVRLVIQHDEQAFKALFDSYAGMVYNTTLNLVQNQEDAEDITQEVFVDISNKIESFKMESSLKTWIYRMTCNKALEHIRKSKRKKRFGFLVSIDSDNDFLTQTDSSIEEGEDKVKLLHQLIQQLPENQRLAFTLHHLDGLSYEEMAEVMETTLSAVESLMFRAKKNLKNKVALLNERNEKVQLG encoded by the coding sequence TTGGAAGAATCACAATTGGTACGACTGGTCATCCAGCATGACGAACAAGCCTTCAAAGCGCTCTTTGATAGCTATGCTGGTATGGTATACAATACCACATTGAATTTGGTCCAAAATCAGGAAGATGCAGAGGATATTACGCAAGAGGTATTCGTTGATATCAGTAACAAGATCGAAAGTTTCAAAATGGAATCCTCTCTGAAAACCTGGATATATCGAATGACCTGCAACAAAGCACTCGAACATATCCGAAAGTCTAAGAGGAAAAAGCGATTTGGGTTTTTGGTAAGCATAGACAGTGACAATGATTTTCTGACACAGACTGATTCATCCATAGAGGAGGGGGAGGACAAAGTCAAATTGCTGCATCAACTGATCCAGCAATTGCCAGAAAATCAAAGATTGGCCTTCACACTTCACCATCTGGATGGACTGAGCTATGAGGAAATGGCTGAAGTGATGGAAACCACACTATCGGCAGTAGAATCTCTGATGTTCAGAGCAAAAAAGAATTTGAAAAATAAAGTCGCACTTTTAAATGAAAGAAATGAAAAAGTACAACTTGGATGA
- a CDS encoding Spy/CpxP family protein refolding chaperone, which produces MKNKMIITALAILLVSGSAWAQCPGQANGPRGGLKTNRMGTPIERMAYRLDLSEVQQQKIEDIHLTYAKKNQPLRNEVNELQARLQTLTTTDSPDKKEIESTVAQISDARETLMLNRTLCQLDIRSELDESQKLRFDQMKSEKGRGNFKRGR; this is translated from the coding sequence ATGAAAAATAAAATGATCATCACTGCACTGGCGATACTATTAGTATCTGGAAGTGCATGGGCACAATGCCCCGGGCAAGCCAATGGCCCTAGAGGAGGTTTGAAAACAAACAGAATGGGTACACCGATAGAGAGAATGGCTTATCGATTGGATTTGTCAGAAGTGCAGCAGCAAAAGATCGAAGACATCCATCTCACTTATGCCAAGAAGAATCAACCGCTGAGAAATGAGGTGAATGAACTTCAGGCCAGGCTTCAAACGCTAACCACAACTGATAGCCCTGACAAAAAGGAGATCGAATCGACAGTAGCACAAATCAGTGATGCCAGAGAGACCTTGATGCTCAATCGCACGCTTTGCCAATTAGATATCAGGTCTGAACTAGATGAGAGTCAAAAATTGAGATTTGATCAAATGAAATCCGAAAAGGGTCGAGGAAATTTCAAAAGAGGACGATAA
- a CDS encoding T9SS type A sorting domain-containing protein: MWNNTGETPNNGDYGYFSGTSAAAAYVTGTIALLFLIPSNNFFDLILKNPAKSALQVKKAILNNKSMFESFAPGQDSISRLNVSESLFSLCSELREMNLIEVLQAKSKLVSVYPNPFQDMIAITLESQLVEKLYIDSFTMEGVKVMGSTKIISRSGLQTIRVVTSTLSGGIYILRISSSTYSTTQLIIKK, translated from the coding sequence ATTTGGAATAACACTGGGGAAACGCCAAATAATGGGGATTATGGCTATTTTTCTGGGACTTCTGCAGCTGCTGCTTATGTGACCGGGACAATCGCTTTGCTATTTTTAATACCGTCAAATAATTTTTTCGACTTAATTTTAAAAAATCCAGCAAAATCCGCATTGCAGGTAAAAAAGGCTATCCTTAATAACAAAAGTATGTTCGAGAGTTTTGCGCCAGGACAGGACTCTATTTCTAGGTTAAACGTGTCTGAATCGTTGTTCTCACTATGTTCAGAGCTTAGAGAAATGAATCTTATTGAAGTGTTGCAGGCAAAATCAAAGCTTGTGTCGGTTTATCCAAATCCTTTTCAAGATATGATTGCTATTACATTAGAAAGTCAACTTGTAGAGAAATTGTATATCGATTCCTTCACTATGGAAGGAGTAAAAGTAATGGGTAGTACTAAAATAATTTCACGGTCAGGACTACAGACCATAAGGGTTGTGACAAGTACACTGTCTGGTGGAATCTATATTTTGAGAATTTCATCTAGTACGTATAGCACTACCCAATTGATCATAAAAAAATAA
- a CDS encoding triple tyrosine motif-containing protein, with protein sequence MHRLIISLFLCLSLHLKSTAQQGDLFLTHHSLTIEGLDNLNFDITSNSKGQLCIANRSGVLFYDGFKWDYISTPSSALSVTFDPNDKLYVGCVGDFGKIDYKDNQLQFISLNPDKHDHGLYNKTLYKDSSIYFLSENNITRYHTFQNKSYLFHLKNTEDYFTNMFEVYDQILIQTHDTLYQYQDDSLAFLDWSPPEGAKFLFFDKHPTEDKYIAGTTDNRTFIYRKPKFYECKISEFLEEHESFVNDGKWVNDRYFALSTLEDGCILYDNKNSEIKEIINQSKGLPDNQIFTIGADQEEGLWIAHEYGLSRMEVSIPFRSFSNFQGLHGNLSEVYFHNRTLYAATSEGIYYLDKEDVFKNTVYYVEKKTASKPKPKAEPEPEKKKKKLFGLFKIKKEEKFTNPQHIQKSNKKQYEKRIRKEFIHSKYLFKPVEGVHSKIAKFVVYKGKLLGAGTNGVYEINEGVGELVIHEPVRLIERERKNDRLIIGTYFDEVKIYELIDDIWVIADEIDLHGNTVLNTLNDVSGRTWFVTAGSLYEFNDLDSKNKDFKQYEFENPFVDKAKISYIDKQLYLINNQGYFYLNTKMNRIVEDTLLLNEIGYPVKHLQQRNGIIWVYNGENWFRINRDKTIKKHDVFRLFPNMNYISEYGNHLWLLNDSKEILQYVPAVADSLVALNKMFFRKVTNNHGDVNIEDHMSFEHDENSLHFEMSMPDYRGLLKAEYQYRLKGLNNKWSKWRSNNRVDFPYLQPGSYVLSVRSRDSFGNVQESDDIHFVINPPYWQTLWFYGLQIFVMTLLVIGSIFLNRFSKYKNVLITEGLTILTIVMVIEFLQSAAGNYLSIQSSPVVDFGIDVGVALCVFPLEQFLKKVMRADSQGPGLQGKGIIDILKSPFKKRTEALKA encoded by the coding sequence ATGCACCGCCTGATTATTAGCTTATTCCTTTGTTTGAGTCTTCATCTAAAGTCAACTGCTCAGCAAGGTGACCTTTTCCTCACTCATCACTCCTTGACCATAGAAGGTCTCGATAACCTTAATTTCGATATTACCTCCAACAGTAAAGGGCAACTCTGTATTGCGAATCGATCTGGCGTATTGTTTTATGATGGATTCAAATGGGATTATATCTCCACTCCCAGTAGTGCCTTGTCGGTGACTTTTGATCCCAATGACAAATTGTACGTAGGCTGTGTCGGTGACTTTGGAAAAATCGACTACAAAGACAATCAACTGCAGTTCATCTCATTGAATCCCGACAAGCATGACCATGGTCTTTATAACAAGACTTTGTACAAGGATTCATCTATTTACTTTCTTAGCGAAAACAATATCACTCGCTACCACACTTTTCAGAACAAATCCTATTTGTTTCATCTGAAAAACACTGAGGACTACTTCACCAATATGTTTGAAGTCTACGATCAAATCCTGATCCAGACCCACGACACCCTCTATCAATATCAAGATGATTCGCTGGCCTTTTTGGATTGGAGTCCACCCGAAGGGGCTAAATTTCTATTTTTCGACAAACATCCCACTGAAGACAAATACATCGCGGGCACTACAGACAATCGCACATTCATCTATCGAAAACCCAAGTTCTACGAATGTAAAATTTCAGAATTTCTGGAGGAACACGAGTCATTCGTAAATGACGGAAAATGGGTAAATGATCGCTATTTTGCCTTGAGTACGCTCGAGGATGGTTGCATTCTTTATGACAACAAAAATTCGGAGATAAAAGAGATCATTAACCAAAGCAAAGGTCTACCCGACAATCAAATATTCACTATTGGGGCAGATCAGGAAGAAGGGCTATGGATAGCTCACGAATATGGATTGAGCAGAATGGAAGTCAGTATACCATTCCGTAGTTTCTCAAATTTCCAAGGGCTACATGGTAATTTATCGGAGGTGTATTTTCACAACAGAACCCTCTATGCAGCTACTAGCGAAGGCATCTATTACCTGGATAAAGAGGATGTATTCAAAAACACCGTTTACTATGTAGAAAAGAAAACAGCCTCCAAGCCTAAGCCAAAAGCAGAACCGGAACCTGAAAAGAAAAAGAAAAAACTATTTGGGCTTTTCAAAATCAAAAAAGAAGAAAAATTCACCAACCCACAACACATCCAAAAGTCCAACAAAAAGCAATATGAGAAACGCATCCGAAAGGAGTTTATTCATTCTAAATACCTTTTCAAACCTGTAGAGGGGGTACATTCTAAGATTGCAAAATTTGTAGTTTATAAGGGCAAACTACTCGGTGCAGGGACCAACGGAGTCTATGAAATCAATGAAGGAGTGGGGGAATTGGTGATCCATGAGCCTGTTAGGCTAATAGAAAGAGAGCGCAAAAATGACCGACTGATCATAGGCACCTATTTCGATGAAGTTAAAATTTATGAACTAATTGATGACATCTGGGTAATTGCCGACGAGATAGACCTGCATGGCAACACGGTACTAAACACACTGAATGATGTCAGCGGTCGGACCTGGTTCGTAACCGCAGGTTCTCTCTACGAATTCAATGATCTGGATTCAAAGAACAAAGACTTCAAACAATACGAATTCGAAAATCCCTTTGTCGACAAAGCCAAAATATCCTACATCGACAAGCAGCTTTACCTGATCAACAATCAGGGCTATTTCTATCTGAATACCAAGATGAATCGGATAGTTGAGGACACACTTCTTCTCAATGAAATAGGCTATCCAGTCAAACATCTTCAGCAAAGAAATGGGATCATTTGGGTCTACAACGGAGAGAATTGGTTTAGAATCAACCGGGACAAAACCATTAAGAAGCATGACGTGTTCCGCCTATTTCCAAACATGAATTACATCTCCGAATATGGAAATCATCTTTGGCTACTGAATGATTCGAAAGAGATACTACAATATGTACCTGCAGTGGCCGACTCTCTAGTAGCATTGAACAAAATGTTTTTCCGGAAGGTTACTAACAACCATGGCGATGTAAATATCGAAGACCACATGAGTTTTGAACATGACGAAAACAGCCTGCACTTCGAAATGTCAATGCCTGACTACCGCGGGCTATTGAAGGCAGAATATCAATATCGCCTCAAAGGTCTTAACAACAAATGGTCAAAATGGAGAAGCAACAATAGAGTTGATTTTCCTTACCTCCAACCAGGCAGTTATGTTTTGAGCGTACGCTCCAGAGACTCTTTTGGCAATGTTCAGGAGTCGGATGACATCCATTTCGTCATCAATCCTCCCTATTGGCAAACCTTGTGGTTTTACGGTCTTCAAATCTTCGTGATGACACTTTTGGTCATCGGATCCATATTCCTCAATAGATTTTCCAAATACAAAAATGTCCTCATCACCGAGGGATTAACAATCCTCACCATTGTAATGGTGATTGAATTTTTACAATCTGCTGCTGGCAATTACCTGAGCATTCAGAGCTCTCCTGTCGTAGATTTCGGGATAGATGTGGGGGTAGCACTGTGCGTATTCCCATTGGAGCAATTCCTTAAAAAAGTCATGCGAGCTGACAGCCAGGGGCCAGGGTTGCAAGGCAAAGGCATCATTGATATACTCAAATCTCCATTTAAGAAGAGAACGGAAGCGCTGAAGGCTTAG
- a CDS encoding TonB-dependent receptor, which yields MTISGFLRRFTYLLIFLLCLSVQEAYSQYTVSGFVVDSLNNQALPSAWLGNERQGHVSTNDYGYFSINSPEGELNLTVSFLGYKKKKISLHVESNMTLNIKMSPHSNELKEVVVIGASSNFGKNSLESNIINIEQIKQMPYMFGEVDLIKSIQFQPGVKTIGEGTSSMYIRGGSSDQNLIMINDMPLYNISHMMGLVSVFNPDAIQSIRFYKSAAPANYAGRISGILDVRQHEGNFNFHEIKGGLSLLGLRASAQGPLIKGAKTAYFLSTRASWINWFVEPEQEFIPGYVDINIGLTHIIDEKSRIQLYSYAGRDWVESDMGFDNQWGNTAVNLKYQRVLKPKLFSDFSLIGSSYSNTYQTEDSIRHVFWKTGVSDLSFKANVEYSHTNSNSISVGLASTIHDFTPGESQSKNTSIPSSNAVELGTYIQCQWAWLDRYFVSAGLHWSCFANYGQATWYDSSNGRVRENERGIYHYNNYLQPRLSVSMKMGKKNLVSARCGRMAQNVMVLDNSQLGYTSLESWFPSNPNIKPMVANNFSVSWGHTLLERFTLELASYYKRVENQPDFVDKAQLIGNPNAELEIRQGSSISYGIETSISKEVGILFGDISYTWSRSINHIPSLQSEKYPSNFDMPHEIKVNLGLKASSSWQFSLYWIYSTGRPFTPPVSYMIIEGRGIPVYAEKNTGRFPNYHRLDVSAKWLPKSKDERFRQSIALSVYNLYARSNPMSYNFTFTGFYGQEPQPSISQYAMTSFFPNITYEFSF from the coding sequence ATGACCATCTCTGGATTCTTGCGGCGCTTTACATATCTTCTCATTTTCCTCTTATGTTTATCTGTACAGGAGGCCTACAGTCAATACACAGTGAGTGGGTTTGTTGTTGATTCATTGAATAATCAAGCGCTTCCTTCTGCCTGGCTGGGTAATGAACGCCAAGGGCATGTTAGCACAAATGATTATGGATATTTTAGTATCAATAGCCCCGAAGGGGAGTTAAACTTGACTGTTTCGTTTCTGGGGTATAAAAAAAAGAAAATAAGCCTCCATGTCGAGTCAAATATGACTTTGAACATCAAGATGTCTCCCCACAGTAATGAATTGAAAGAGGTAGTGGTGATAGGTGCCTCATCCAATTTTGGAAAGAATAGCCTTGAGTCGAACATCATTAATATTGAACAAATCAAACAAATGCCCTATATGTTTGGAGAAGTGGACCTGATTAAATCGATACAGTTTCAGCCCGGTGTAAAAACAATCGGAGAAGGCACTAGTAGTATGTATATCAGAGGTGGGTCAAGTGATCAAAATTTGATAATGATCAATGACATGCCGCTTTATAATATTTCGCACATGATGGGGCTGGTGTCAGTATTTAACCCAGACGCTATTCAAAGCATTAGATTTTATAAGTCCGCAGCACCTGCCAACTATGCGGGTCGTATATCTGGGATTCTTGATGTTAGGCAACATGAGGGTAATTTTAATTTTCATGAAATAAAAGGAGGGCTAAGCTTACTAGGGCTAAGGGCAAGTGCTCAAGGACCTTTGATAAAAGGTGCAAAAACCGCTTATTTTTTATCCACCAGGGCAAGTTGGATCAATTGGTTTGTTGAACCGGAACAAGAATTCATACCAGGATATGTAGATATAAACATCGGACTCACGCACATTATTGATGAAAAAAGCCGGATTCAATTGTATTCTTATGCTGGGAGAGATTGGGTGGAGAGTGATATGGGGTTTGATAATCAATGGGGGAACACAGCAGTAAACTTAAAGTACCAAAGAGTACTAAAGCCTAAATTGTTCTCTGACTTTTCTCTCATCGGGTCGTCTTATTCTAATACTTATCAGACAGAGGACTCCATCCGACATGTTTTTTGGAAAACGGGTGTTAGCGACCTTTCCTTCAAGGCAAACGTAGAGTACAGTCATACCAATTCCAATAGTATTTCGGTAGGGCTTGCTTCAACTATTCATGATTTCACCCCTGGCGAAAGCCAATCTAAGAACACCAGTATCCCATCTTCAAATGCTGTCGAGCTAGGTACTTATATTCAATGCCAATGGGCATGGTTGGACAGGTATTTTGTTTCAGCGGGTCTGCATTGGTCCTGTTTTGCAAATTATGGTCAAGCGACATGGTATGATAGTTCAAATGGAAGAGTTCGCGAAAATGAAAGGGGAATTTACCACTATAACAATTACTTACAGCCGAGGCTGTCCGTTTCCATGAAAATGGGCAAAAAGAACCTGGTGTCAGCTAGATGTGGCAGAATGGCTCAAAATGTGATGGTTCTTGACAATTCGCAGCTTGGGTACACATCACTAGAGTCCTGGTTTCCTTCCAATCCCAATATAAAGCCAATGGTCGCAAACAATTTTTCCGTTTCTTGGGGACACACTTTGTTAGAGCGTTTTACTTTAGAGCTGGCCTCTTACTACAAAAGAGTCGAGAACCAACCTGATTTTGTTGATAAGGCTCAATTGATCGGCAACCCAAATGCGGAGCTCGAAATTAGGCAAGGCTCAAGTATCTCCTATGGTATCGAAACATCAATTTCGAAAGAAGTGGGAATACTCTTTGGAGATATTTCATACACCTGGTCCAGAAGTATAAACCATATTCCGTCCCTGCAATCAGAAAAGTATCCATCCAACTTTGATATGCCGCATGAGATAAAAGTCAACCTTGGGTTGAAGGCATCGAGTAGCTGGCAATTTTCACTCTACTGGATTTATAGTACAGGTCGGCCTTTTACACCCCCGGTGTCTTATATGATTATCGAGGGAAGGGGGATTCCTGTTTACGCCGAAAAAAATACGGGTCGGTTCCCTAATTATCACAGGCTAGATGTGTCCGCCAAATGGCTGCCGAAAAGTAAGGACGAGAGGTTTAGACAATCCATCGCCCTGAGTGTATATAACCTCTATGCCAGGAGCAATCCTATGAGCTATAATTTCACATTTACTGGGTTTTATGGACAAGAACCACAGCCTAGTATTTCTCAATATGCGATGACTTCTTTCTTTCCCAATATTACTTATGAATTTTCGTTTTAG
- a CDS encoding DUF4249 domain-containing protein — translation MNFRFSLLFAFTTFLMSACSLTEVPLEEFNFNDGISTEIVVYGGVTSLDSSQVVILKTPGTWGGVEGNKPISDAEIVVSDGVKTYQYDESKDTEEKGVYYSKMPFKGEIGATYSIRIDWNDRVYTGQDRMKGFEAELPPLPITQVLSERGFIGLEMFRHSFGYDDPIKLKIGLLDSVTNTTLGLPILSFFTSRMYDFYLHDFFPMEGLYNSEVNIHPLWGRPHEKYVVYYMSMSDSYYDFVYEMLSESDWSAGILKSNPGNISTNLSSGARGYFFATYISADTVNMMDYSK, via the coding sequence ATGAATTTTCGTTTTAGTCTTTTGTTTGCCTTTACTACTTTTTTGATGAGTGCTTGTTCATTGACCGAAGTGCCTTTGGAGGAGTTCAATTTTAATGATGGGATTTCCACAGAGATAGTTGTATATGGTGGCGTTACGTCTCTGGATTCTTCACAAGTTGTCATACTCAAGACACCTGGGACATGGGGTGGAGTCGAGGGCAATAAGCCGATAAGTGATGCTGAGATTGTGGTTTCGGATGGTGTGAAAACATATCAATACGATGAATCAAAAGATACTGAAGAAAAGGGAGTATATTATAGCAAAATGCCTTTTAAGGGGGAAATTGGGGCGACTTATTCTATTAGGATAGACTGGAACGACAGGGTGTATACGGGACAAGACAGAATGAAGGGTTTTGAGGCAGAACTCCCCCCGTTGCCCATCACTCAGGTGTTAAGCGAAAGAGGTTTTATCGGGTTAGAAATGTTTAGGCATAGCTTCGGCTATGATGACCCTATAAAGTTGAAGATTGGGCTACTTGATTCTGTTACCAATACCACTTTGGGCTTACCTATATTATCTTTCTTTACTTCTAGAATGTACGATTTCTATCTTCATGATTTCTTTCCTATGGAAGGTTTATACAACTCTGAAGTGAACATACATCCACTATGGGGACGACCGCATGAAAAATATGTCGTGTACTACATGTCTATGTCTGATTCCTACTATGATTTCGTCTATGAAATGCTGAGCGAATCTGATTGGTCTGCTGGTATATTGAAATCTAACCCCGGAAATATTTCAACCAATTTGAGTAGTGGTGCACGGGGATATTTTTTTGCCACTTATATCTCTGCGGATACAGTAAACATGATGGACTACTCCAAATAG
- a CDS encoding bestrophin family protein, with translation MIAYNPKRWLVFNFYSRFVFRRLLPMLIGMAAFTVVLEYFVLDFFQLHYPGILSFHSILGIFLGLFLVLRTNTAYDRWWEGRKLWGQLVNDTRNLAIKINNTTDDPETIAFFKEMIPNITLAMKEHLRDSRIIGEMEVSDEKLKQAIIDSNHRPNYINKLLYKKIREMKNAGVLTDFEYFMMDKELKGFTDIIGACERIHTTPIPYSYSMFIKKFIFFYIFTLPFGLVWQFGYWTTLIVLPVYYFLLSLELISEEIEDPFGKDINDLPLDNLTTKIKASVHEIFDS, from the coding sequence ATGATTGCATACAATCCCAAAAGGTGGCTGGTATTTAATTTCTACAGTCGATTTGTATTTAGAAGGCTACTGCCCATGCTTATTGGTATGGCTGCCTTTACCGTGGTGTTAGAATATTTTGTACTTGATTTTTTTCAGCTACATTATCCCGGTATCCTAAGTTTTCATTCCATACTGGGGATTTTCCTGGGGTTATTTCTGGTGCTCAGAACTAACACTGCTTACGACAGATGGTGGGAAGGACGAAAACTTTGGGGCCAGCTGGTAAACGATACTCGTAACCTAGCCATCAAAATAAATAATACTACTGATGATCCTGAAACGATCGCTTTCTTCAAGGAAATGATTCCAAACATAACCTTGGCTATGAAGGAGCATCTGAGAGACAGCCGGATTATAGGTGAGATGGAGGTCAGCGATGAAAAGCTGAAGCAAGCAATCATTGATAGCAATCACAGACCCAACTACATCAACAAATTGCTTTATAAGAAAATAAGGGAGATGAAAAATGCTGGGGTTTTGACTGATTTCGAATACTTCATGATGGACAAAGAGTTGAAAGGCTTTACGGATATCATTGGGGCCTGTGAGCGGATTCATACTACCCCTATTCCGTACTCTTATAGTATGTTTATCAAGAAGTTCATCTTCTTCTATATTTTCACTTTGCCATTCGGTTTGGTATGGCAGTTTGGGTACTGGACTACTTTGATCGTATTGCCGGTTTATTACTTTTTGTTGAGTCTGGAATTGATATCAGAAGAAATCGAAGATCCTTTTGGTAAGGATATCAACGATTTGCCTTTGGACAACCTGACCACTAAAATCAAAGCCAGCGTACACGAAATATTCGATAGTTAG
- a CDS encoding periplasmic heavy metal sensor: protein MNSQKYSQLKNFIIIALVLCNLVCIWFLVGKPGFNDPKVPRGEEWFIQNILKKKIGLDDDQVTEFLKFKREHQQELHGKWGEMHQLRKELFDNLGNENYNLSSQIQKTGQLQAELDSMAFAHFTQLRSICRPEQYEAFDAGVKRMMLRGGGRGRDKDRK, encoded by the coding sequence ATGAACAGTCAAAAATATAGTCAGCTCAAAAATTTCATCATCATTGCACTGGTACTTTGCAACCTGGTGTGCATTTGGTTTTTAGTGGGTAAGCCGGGTTTTAATGATCCAAAAGTCCCCAGAGGAGAGGAATGGTTCATTCAGAATATCCTAAAAAAGAAAATTGGTCTTGATGACGATCAGGTTACGGAATTTTTAAAATTCAAAAGGGAACACCAGCAAGAATTACATGGCAAATGGGGGGAGATGCATCAATTGAGAAAAGAACTATTCGATAATCTGGGTAATGAAAATTATAATCTAAGCAGCCAAATCCAAAAAACCGGACAATTGCAGGCTGAATTGGACAGTATGGCTTTTGCCCACTTTACTCAACTCAGGTCCATCTGTAGACCCGAACAGTATGAAGCTTTTGATGCAGGAGTAAAAAGAATGATGTTGAGAGGTGGTGGCCGAGGAAGAGATAAAGACAGAAAATAA